In Gossypium arboreum isolate Shixiya-1 chromosome 6, ASM2569848v2, whole genome shotgun sequence, the following are encoded in one genomic region:
- the LOC108484433 gene encoding uncharacterized protein LOC108484433 isoform X1: MYRTVVNRILLTKNTGGGRRCLLRFPDLRTAVTSSRFSTTTEPQTSPNRPLNPADSSTSSSSTSFQTSSGAGDIPRQERKNPRAEYQGEQARVLQASLRHVLRLGWSEEAMIAGAKEAGISPSIVGSFPRKEAALVEVLFGLNKFFMDDCLQRLIDRIDSGEELQDLIPSQRIYKLVKFRLEMQAPYISKWPQALSIQAHPLNVSTSFKQRVMLVDEIWHAAGDEASGLDWYVKRTVLGGVYSTTEIYMLTDSSPEFRDTWLFLDNHVKDAFDLKKTIQEATYLAEAVGAGMGSSLQGFVGKVIQR, encoded by the exons ATGTATCGAACGGTGGTGAATCGCATCCTTCTAACCAAAAACACCGGCGGAGGCCGCCGCTGCCTCCTCCGATTCCCTGATCTTCGAACTGCCGTTACCTCTTCTCGTTTCTCCACTACAACGGAACCTCAAACGTCCCCTAATCGTCCCCTTAATCCAGCTGATTCTTCCACGTCATCTTCGTCGACGAGTTTCCAAACATCATCTGGGGCTGGCGATATTCCGCGTCAGGAGAGAAAGAATCCGCGAGCTGAGTACCAGGGGGAGCAAGCTCGGGTTCTTCAAGCCTCACTACGACACGTG TTAAGATTGGGATGGAGTGAAGAAGCGATGATAGCAGGAGCAAAGGAAGCTGGGATTTCTCCTTCCATTGTTGGATCTTTTCCCCGAAAAGAAGCTGCCCTTGTCGAGGTTCTTTTTGGGTTAAACAAA TTTTTCATGGATGACTGCTTACAAAGGCTTATTGATAGAATTGACTCTGGCGAGGAATTACAAGACTTGATTCCTAGCCAGCGTATCTACAAGCTTGTAAAGTTTCGCCTTGAAATGCAAGCACCTTACATATCAAAATGGCCTCAAGCTCTCAGCATCCAA GCACATCCATTGAATGTTTCAACAAGTTTTAAGCAGCGGGTAATGCTTGTCGATGAAATCTGGCATGCGGCTGGTGATGAAGCCTCTGGTTTAGATTGGTACGTGAAGCGCACTGTCCTTGGAGGGGTATACTCAACAACAGAGATTTACATGCTGACAGACAGTTCCCCAG AGTTTCGTGATACATGGCTGTTCTTGGATAATCACGTGAAAGATGCATTTGATTTGAAGAAGACAATTCAGGAG GCAACGTATTTGGCAGAAGCTGTAGGTGCTGGAATGGGGAGCTCTTTGCAAGGCTTTGTTGGCAAGGTGATTCAGAGATAA
- the LOC108484433 gene encoding uncharacterized protein LOC108484433 isoform X2 yields the protein MYRTVVNRILLTKNTGGGRRCLLRFPDLRTAVTSSRFSTTTEPQTSPNRPLNPADSSTSSSSTSFQTSSGAGDIPRQERKNPRAEYQGEQARVLQASLRHVLRLGWSEEAMIAGAKEAGISPSIVGSFPRKEAALVEFFMDDCLQRLIDRIDSGEELQDLIPSQRIYKLVKFRLEMQAPYISKWPQALSIQAHPLNVSTSFKQRVMLVDEIWHAAGDEASGLDWYVKRTVLGGVYSTTEIYMLTDSSPEFRDTWLFLDNHVKDAFDLKKTIQEATYLAEAVGAGMGSSLQGFVGKVIQR from the exons ATGTATCGAACGGTGGTGAATCGCATCCTTCTAACCAAAAACACCGGCGGAGGCCGCCGCTGCCTCCTCCGATTCCCTGATCTTCGAACTGCCGTTACCTCTTCTCGTTTCTCCACTACAACGGAACCTCAAACGTCCCCTAATCGTCCCCTTAATCCAGCTGATTCTTCCACGTCATCTTCGTCGACGAGTTTCCAAACATCATCTGGGGCTGGCGATATTCCGCGTCAGGAGAGAAAGAATCCGCGAGCTGAGTACCAGGGGGAGCAAGCTCGGGTTCTTCAAGCCTCACTACGACACGTG TTAAGATTGGGATGGAGTGAAGAAGCGATGATAGCAGGAGCAAAGGAAGCTGGGATTTCTCCTTCCATTGTTGGATCTTTTCCCCGAAAAGAAGCTGCCCTTGTCGAG TTTTTCATGGATGACTGCTTACAAAGGCTTATTGATAGAATTGACTCTGGCGAGGAATTACAAGACTTGATTCCTAGCCAGCGTATCTACAAGCTTGTAAAGTTTCGCCTTGAAATGCAAGCACCTTACATATCAAAATGGCCTCAAGCTCTCAGCATCCAA GCACATCCATTGAATGTTTCAACAAGTTTTAAGCAGCGGGTAATGCTTGTCGATGAAATCTGGCATGCGGCTGGTGATGAAGCCTCTGGTTTAGATTGGTACGTGAAGCGCACTGTCCTTGGAGGGGTATACTCAACAACAGAGATTTACATGCTGACAGACAGTTCCCCAG AGTTTCGTGATACATGGCTGTTCTTGGATAATCACGTGAAAGATGCATTTGATTTGAAGAAGACAATTCAGGAG GCAACGTATTTGGCAGAAGCTGTAGGTGCTGGAATGGGGAGCTCTTTGCAAGGCTTTGTTGGCAAGGTGATTCAGAGATAA
- the LOC108483938 gene encoding uncharacterized protein LOC108483938, with protein sequence MASASEIAAKLDLVPNPEGGLYTETFRDTSIFLSKSQLPPHYKVDRPVSTCIYFMLQSGNVSRLHRIPCAETWHFYLGEPLTIVELDEKDEKLKLTCLGPDLGDNQQVQYTVPPYVWFGAFPTKDFHISSDGRAAKAEPRDAECHYSLVGCTCAPAFQFQDFELGKHSELVSTFPNYEPIISFLTNTD encoded by the exons ATGGCTTCTGCATCAGAGATTGCAGCCAAGTTGGATCTGGTGCCCAACCCTGAAGGTGGTCTCTATACCGAAACTTTCAGAGATACCTCCATCTTCCTCTCCAAATCTCAACTTCCTCCTCACT ACAAAGTTGATCGTCCTGTTAGCACATGTATTTACTTCATGCTACAATCCGGGAATGTGTCTCGCCTTCATCGAATACCATGTGCTGAGACCTGGCATTTTTATTTAGGAGAACCTCTTACG ATTGTAGAGCTGGATGAGAAAGATGAGAAGCTGAAACTAACATGTCTCGGACCTGACCTGGGAGATAATCAGCAGGTGCAATATACGGTACCTCCATATGTTTGGTTTGGTGCATTTCCAACCAAGGATTTTCATATTTCCAGTGACGGCAGAGCGGCCAAAGCTGAACCAAGGGATGCTGAGTGTCACTATTCCCTCGTTGGATGCACCTGCGCACCTGCCTTTCAATTTCAAGACTTTGAGCTCGGAAAACATTCCGAGCTTGTTTCCACCTTTCCGAATTATGAGCCTATCATTTCTTTTCTCACCAATACTGATTGA
- the LOC108483939 gene encoding sm-like protein LSM1B isoform X2 encodes MSWAGPDDIFLSTSLATYLDTNVVLEGACERVIVGDLYCDIPLGQYVIRGENVVIIGELDLEKEELPSRMNPVSEDEIKRAQKAEREATDLKGSMRKRMEFLDFD; translated from the exons ATGTCTTGGGCTGGCCCTGATGATATCTTTCTCTCCACCTCTCTTGCCACCTATCTTGACA CTAATGTTGTTCTAGAAGGAGCTTGTGAGCGAGTTATCGTTGGAGATTTGTACTGTGACATCCCCTTAGGTCAATATGTAATCCGTGGGGAGAATGTTGTCATAATAGGAGAGCTG GACTTGGAAAAGGAGGAGCTTCCCTCACGTATGAATCCTGTATCGGAAGACGAGATTAAAAGG GCTCAGAAAGCAGAACGGGAAGCAACAGATCTAAAGGGCTCCATGAGGAAAAGAATGGAGTTCCTTGATTTTGATTAA
- the LOC108483939 gene encoding sm-like protein LSM1B isoform X1, giving the protein MSWAGPDDIFLSTSLATYLDKKLLVLLRDGRKLLGLLRSFDQFANVVLEGACERVIVGDLYCDIPLGQYVIRGENVVIIGELDLEKEELPSRMNPVSEDEIKRAQKAEREATDLKGSMRKRMEFLDFD; this is encoded by the exons ATGTCTTGGGCTGGCCCTGATGATATCTTTCTCTCCACCTCTCTTGCCACCTATCTTGACA AGAAACTCCTTGTCCTGCTCAGAGATGGCCGAAAGCTTTTGGGATTATTGCGTTCTTTTGATCAATTTG CTAATGTTGTTCTAGAAGGAGCTTGTGAGCGAGTTATCGTTGGAGATTTGTACTGTGACATCCCCTTAGGTCAATATGTAATCCGTGGGGAGAATGTTGTCATAATAGGAGAGCTG GACTTGGAAAAGGAGGAGCTTCCCTCACGTATGAATCCTGTATCGGAAGACGAGATTAAAAGG GCTCAGAAAGCAGAACGGGAAGCAACAGATCTAAAGGGCTCCATGAGGAAAAGAATGGAGTTCCTTGATTTTGATTAA